GTGCCggccccgcggtgctcatttgggtgagcccctgacaagagctaatcgaatggtcactcgccctctcgtggtgacgtcatgaaCCAGCCCCGAGTGGCCCGTtctacaagcagggcacttgttggggctgacccggtgagcccctggaatgacttCAAAGCTATTCGGACGTACTGGGGGCAGATCGGGGTTGACCCGgagaagctaatcgaacgcacccatgaaGTTTGGATACTATTACTATTCAGACAAATGCCAGCGTTCCACTCCCTTCACCAAGAATCATTTGCTCCCCCAtcccaattaaaaacaaatcacaagtaaTTTGTTTGGTACAGAACACCCCTCCTCCACAACAGTAAACAACAAATAagcacaaacaaacaccccgaagaaagaaagaaaacaaacaaaaaaacaaacaaacaaacaaacaaacaaacaaacaaacaaacaaacaaacaaacaaacaaacaaacaaacaaacaaacaaacaaacaaacaaacacacaaaaacttCACTTGCTCCAAGAATGTCTTTATTTTAGAAAATCgttatataataatatatctTTCTGTGTACTTCTATTTAACAAGTAAATTTATACATTTAAAGATGACTGTTTTTACCAAGTagtcttttttttaagtttaacttAATTCTAATTTACTATTGTCAACCTTTGGCAGATATAAAATTTGTATATCATTCTTTCTTTTATGAACAATGGAATCAAAAGTCAATTCTTAGAGTAACCAATTTTGTATACACCTTGGTCAAGATGTTTCATACAAGAACATAttataaatatctttcaataaATAACCTTTCTAAAAGatttagtaacaataaaaaaattgaaaacaaaattaaccagAAATATAATTACTCTCTACAAATTTCTCCACATTGGACAGAGATATCTTAATTGTATGAAATGTAGCCATGTAATAATGAAACTTATAAGGCACAATGAAACATACTTCATGACAAGACTGACATTTTACAAAAGCATTCATGATCAAAAAGTTATCATTCATTATTCACATTCTCATAtacaaaggcagtggacactattggtaattactcaaaataattactagcataacacctttcttgattacaagtaaaggggagccgttgatagtataaaacattgtgagaaacggctccctctgaagtagcataatttttgagaaagaagtaactttccacaaatttgaggtctcgcaatcaagcatctgaaagcacacaacttcgtgtgacaagggagttttttctttcattattatctcgcaactgtgatgaccaatttaggtcaaattttcacaggttttgttattttatgcatatgttgagatacagcaagtgataagactggtcgttgacaattaccaaagtgtccaatgtctttaacaatctaaaaaatagaattagcttttgcaaactgcttaccaaccaaaagatgtaaatgcacaaaatagtaaATGACAAGACTGACATTTTACAAAAGCAGTCATTTTCAAAAAGTTATGGTATAAACTTATTCAAAGTCATTATTCACATTCTCATATTCACATTCTcagacgttttgaccctaccaAAAGcaggttaaaaaaagaaaaatttacaaaataaatatatgttTTATCTTAATAATAAGAATATGTGACAAtctcatttaaacaaaatatgcatCTTTTTTCATATTACAGTTTTTAGACTTGTTTaaatttcacattaaaaatattatcaaggAATTCCAAAattagtattgtttgaagctttgcatggtgtgattTAATagaaagaaactataaataaaaagtaaacatgcggttacaaccatgtgtaaatctctttgatTGGAGTGTTGGAGGGTACTTGTGGTCGAATGAGTTCCACATCAAAATAACAATATGTTTAATCATTTGAATATCATTTAAATGTGGCATAAGACCTGGGCAAAATTTcaaacctgtaagcacaaacaaatcttcCTTAGcaaaaactggttaccagccagaattcCATACAGTTGCCATTGCTATGACTGGCATCCAACTCATATCTTACTTTGCAAACAAATTTTCTCAGCAGTATTTTcggcttaacagctttatgaaattagaccCAGGTAATTTCTTAACCTGAATACAACCGGAGTAAAGATCTCTCGTCTTTAGTTGGAGACGTACATGCCGTGGAAACCGAACGGAACATCAGCCATGATTTCTGCTCTTGCCACCTCCTTGAAGTCTCGAGCGTCCAACACTAGCAGAAAGGGGGGCTTCCCCTCCCTTAGGTCATTCACTGCTGATAGCACCACCCCTGTTAGGTAGAACAACAATATGGacaagtttgcggtaacaccatgtaaggactatctctaaataagttggggtggttcttgaaagaaccgttagtttcaaatcgacatttcgatcagtatgctctgattgtcttctggagaaagcaaaCAACAGTATGGAAATTGTGTTAACCGTTGAGAAAGACACATAATTCTCATCACGAGTTAAAAGACAACAATTTTTCAATGTCTTTGAGTACAAAATATTGCGCTTCCGCGACCCAGCAATGACGCAGCAGACATCAGCAGGATCGGTCTAAACAGCTCATATGTAGGGCTACAATTAATATTTGCATCCCATGAGGTTTGGGAAAAATACCTctgccattttttatttattgtagcGGTCACcagtaaacaatttttttaggctTGAAAGGCTCAAGATGATGTCCTTAGTACTAAACTAGATCAAAGAGGtggctttccttaaaatatatGGATTAAAGTCTGAAtgttcttatttttgtttttaatgagtTCACTGTTCATGGAAACGAAGACAATACTATCATCATGCTCTGTGTCATTGATGGGGGATGTAGAGCCCCCCAACCAATACCATCTGATGCAGATTGCCACAGCTGCCGTGCCTGAGACTCGAGGGTCTACTTCCAGCTGACACACCCAGCCCAGGTGTTACAAAATCGGCCTTCTTGGTCTCTTCAAGATATTACTGTGCTAAAGGTTAATTTTTGTGTTATTTACACacttatatatttggttttcggtaacaccatgtgtgtatctactgatccggtagagtttgttcttaaagcacggtctttctttattttactaccgccgagtagatttatcggatgttcgagatacttctcagttctgaaaagaactgtcctgcttttgaaCTACTACCCAGGCGGAAGGTAcagaaattggctgggactactacttttgattataggattgtaattaacttcactaccacggagtcagttcttgaattggtctcaaagtttccactagcttgctctagtcattgtcaggagacaCTTACCATCATCCTCACTGGTCGAGTTGGGTGCATTGACGAAGATAGGCTCTGAGGGGCAGCATCCCTCCTCATGCCATCGCTGGGAAGTTGCAGTCCTTGTGTTTACTTTCATCAACTACAAGAAATATGGAATCAAAATACTACGGTTATCATTCAGAAAAAAAGTACATCTTAAATTGTTCAGTATTTTTCTCAACTTGCTGAAATTGTTAACCTCTATAAAGCACCTCAGACCCTTTTGGGGTGAAGGGCGCTAtacaaaaaaacagttattatattattattattgtttttatctatgtttggaaacaaaatttaaaaaaacaagcctggaatttcatgtttgaaaggGTCATTTCTTTTTGCAAAGGGTGCTTCTTTAGAATTCCTAGAAtctttgggaaacttttgaagaggCAAAGGGAAACGAATGTGCAACGAATTTTGTCATCAcccttttttaacaaataattcacatcagttgacttgtgctgaacTCCAGCAAAACACTTGCTGTCAAAACAGCTCGGTGACACCAAAATATGCATCACGGTAGTAACTGGGCTTTATACAACAACATATTGGACTTCTGAACAGAACTTAAGTTACAACAGAACAAACAGACAGGGATGAGACAGACCAAGCAAGCGCTACTTAACGAGCAAGGACCAGCTAGGACGGAACAAGAAGATAAATCATAACAAGAAACTCATTCTTACCTCTAGATCTGTTCCTCCAATACCATAGAAGTATTGATATGGTTTTCCATTAAACTTCTCATAGTTGACTTTGGGGAACTCAATGGCTGCAAGTATGGAGAAAACCCAAACATTGAGATTATTCATAATTTTTACAAGAGATTGTCTTACATCACAAGGTCTAGGGCCACTTCATCCATAACGTAGttttatgagaaagaagtaattttccactgaaataatgagttttatttcaagacctcagaattagattttgaggtgttttttcttccatcattatctcgtaacttcaacatccagttcaaactttcacaggtttgttattttgtgcatatgttgagatacactaagtgaaaattaccaaaggtgtccagtgtctttaaggttcaaaatgcaaaaaaagaTATGGGCACTGACAAAAGTTCAAAGATTTGGAATTTATGGATTTTTTACTCACTTTCATCAGATATTACTTCTGGAGTGCAATAAATGGTGTCATCGTCTCGCAGCACGGCAGTAGTCTTAGAGTACTCTAGTGTGTTGAGATTAATCCCTGATTCCTAAaccagaaaacaaaatcattttgaatgaaaaaaaaaataataaaaaaataccccATAATTTTGTGCCGCGACCCTTAACTTTTTATTTGgctcaaaaacaattttaaacattttgtaagttaaaaataataaattattatgcAGTTTTTGCATatgtggtgtttttgtttggttcttTCGTGTTTTAACTAATCTTTCATAAGTGTATGTGTAAATCATAGGTTTATCATTATATCCATATTTTTTCGTGTTCTGTTTTGGAGCTGTTTATCAATAGTTTGACATGTaaaattttctatttttataattttaaaggatttgggtacttttaccacaaaacacaatgtccacagatttacataaaacttgcatcgtttgaagataatgatagtagaaagcgtaccttaaaatattagttgctgaggtgctgtagtttttgagaaatgagtaaaacaatgtcttgaaaatacgtttttacatgctaaaatagttttcgtctcatgatcactgagacgaaagttatttttcatgacattgttttactcatttctcaaaaactacagcacctcagcaagtaatattttcagggaagctttctaccatcattatcttcaaacggtgtaagtcaagtgtaaatctgtagacattgtgttttgtccaacaaaaagtacatagactaGACCCTTAAATCGACAAATAAATTatagatttgaattgaatacctTTTCTTTCTCCACAGGCAGAACGAACCTTTTGGCAGTCCCCACTTCCGTCTCGACTCCTTTTCTCAGATTTTCAAGATTAATTTTCTGGACAATCTTCCCGTCCTCATAGGTGGACAAATCAACCACAACATGACCGTCTTCCTCGTAGGCGTTGACTTGATGGAAACAGAAGAAGGGGTCGGCCACAAACCTTTGAGGGAGGAGCTCCCCCGTGTCCCGTCTGGCAATGTGGAAGCGAGCAGGTTTCTTTTCATCATACTGCATTACTTTTTGAAAGCCTACAAGATTTTGAAGGGGATTATCCACAAAAAAAGGAATGTGTGACCAttattaaagtcattggacactttcggtacagaaaaaataaataaaagttcacagatttacaaatattcggcggtaagcaaagccatgaaattgggcccaggaccactggtcacaataaaaaaatcattcaaaccTGTTTGGAATAACATATGCATCCGCATCCTGAGCAGGTTCAAAAAGAGAGGCTGTTCAAGGAACACGATGTAGTTGTCCGTCATAGAGAAGCTGTGATAGTAGGACGGGTATGTCTCGGTGGAAGGGATAGAGCACAGGATGGAAGCCTTACTCATTGGGTCTTCTGTCATACCTGTGGGTCAGATCAAAAATGAAACACTTTGAGAAGCTGTGATAGTACGACGGGTATGTCTCGGTGGAAGGGATAGAGCACAGGATGGAAGCCTTACTCATTGGGTCTTCTGTCATACCTGTGGGTCAGATCAAAAATGAAACACTTTGAGAAGCTGTGATAGTACGACGGGTATGTCTCGGTGGAAGGGATAGAGCACAGGATGGAAGCCTTACTCATTGGGTCTTCTGTCATACCTGTGGGTCAGATCAAAAATGAAACACTTTGAGAAG
This Asterias amurensis chromosome 21, ASM3211899v1 DNA region includes the following protein-coding sequences:
- the LOC139953233 gene encoding carotenoid-cleaving dioxygenase, mitochondrial-like, whose protein sequence is MAATVAKGRGCAQSFLWHRRPAGVCKKLFQQPAHRGQSLDTPNEMVRCASGAGSRGVMYKSVAEQPDPVTTTITGTVPTWINGDLLRNGPGKFEVGKDTYNHLFDGLSLLTRFNISNGKVTYQSKFQRSNSYTKAMEHNRIVLSEFGTMAHPDPCLSLLGRFMARFKPQREFSDNCNVNLAFVGDQCYAMTESHVLRKIDPRTLDTLDKVNLADSVAVHTATAHPHMDPDGTVYNMGSHFAKKTMYNIIKVPPPEPGMTEDPMSKASILCSIPSTETYPSYYHSFSMTDNYIVFLEQPLFLNLLRMRMHMLFQTGFQKVMQYDEKKPARFHIARRDTGELLPQRFVADPFFCFHQVNAYEEDGHVVVDLSTYEDGKIVQKINLENLRKGVETEVGTAKRFVLPVEKEKESGINLNTLEYSKTTAVLRDDDTIYCTPEVISDETIEFPKVNYEKFNGKPYQYFYGIGGTDLELMKVNTRTATSQRWHEEGCCPSEPIFVNAPNSTSEDDGVVLSAVNDLREGKPPFLLVLDARDFKEVARAEIMADVPFGFHGMYVSN